A part of Halobacillus shinanisalinarum genomic DNA contains:
- a CDS encoding acyl-CoA mutase large subunit family protein — protein sequence MNQLNNYQQIKDNWKRDVKKTEQRFPERKQSFTTSSELEIDRLYTPKEPNEAYTDELGFPGQFPYTRGIQPTMYRSRYWTMRQYAGFGSAEETNERFRYLLAQGQTGLSVAFDLPTQIGYDSDDPMAEGEVGKVGVAIDSLLDMERLFDQIPLNKVSTSMTINAPASILLAMYIAVGEKQGVSPENLTGTIQNDILKEYIARGTYIYPPKPSMRLITDIFGYCHEQLPKFNTISISGYHIREAGSTAVQEVAFTIANGMAYVDAAIESGLEVDQFAPRLAFFFNAHNQFFEEAAKFRAARRIWAKIMKNHYKAENPKSWKLRFHTQTGGSTLTAQQPDNNIVRVTVQALSAVMGGTQSLHTNSRDEALALPTEDSARIALRTQQIIAQESGVADTIDPLGGSYYVEALTDEIEDEVNKYLERIKELGGAVQAVEEGFMQREIHQTAYEAQKRMESKEDIVVGLNEYKLEEEVNPDLLRVDEALEQGQIEKTVQVRSSRNQTEVDQCLNGLRQAAKTNENVMSHIVAAVKVYATVGEIANVLRDEFGEYIGV from the coding sequence ATGAACCAATTAAATAACTATCAACAAATTAAAGATAACTGGAAACGCGATGTGAAAAAGACAGAACAACGTTTCCCTGAACGGAAGCAAAGTTTTACGACAAGTTCAGAGCTTGAGATTGATCGCTTATACACACCAAAAGAGCCAAATGAAGCCTATACGGACGAACTAGGTTTTCCAGGTCAATTCCCGTATACCAGGGGGATTCAACCGACCATGTATCGAAGCAGGTATTGGACGATGCGCCAATATGCCGGTTTTGGTTCAGCAGAAGAAACGAATGAACGGTTTAGATATTTATTAGCACAGGGGCAGACTGGGCTATCTGTTGCCTTCGATTTACCTACTCAAATTGGCTATGACTCAGATGACCCAATGGCAGAAGGGGAAGTAGGAAAGGTGGGAGTGGCGATTGATTCGCTGCTAGACATGGAACGTCTTTTTGATCAAATCCCTTTAAACAAAGTGAGTACATCGATGACAATCAATGCGCCGGCATCCATTTTATTAGCCATGTATATTGCTGTTGGTGAAAAGCAGGGGGTGAGTCCGGAAAATTTAACAGGGACAATTCAAAACGATATCTTAAAAGAATATATTGCACGAGGTACATATATTTATCCACCAAAGCCGTCTATGCGTCTGATAACAGACATTTTTGGATACTGCCATGAGCAGCTGCCGAAATTTAATACCATAAGCATCTCAGGCTACCATATCCGTGAGGCAGGCTCGACAGCCGTTCAAGAGGTTGCTTTTACAATCGCAAATGGGATGGCCTATGTGGATGCAGCCATTGAATCTGGACTTGAGGTTGACCAATTTGCACCAAGACTGGCCTTCTTCTTTAATGCACACAATCAATTTTTTGAAGAGGCAGCAAAGTTTCGCGCAGCGAGACGAATTTGGGCAAAGATTATGAAAAACCATTATAAAGCAGAAAATCCGAAGAGCTGGAAGTTGCGTTTTCATACACAAACAGGTGGGAGTACGCTAACCGCACAACAGCCGGATAACAATATTGTTCGGGTAACTGTCCAGGCTTTGTCTGCGGTTATGGGTGGCACACAAAGCTTACATACGAACTCACGTGATGAAGCTCTGGCTTTGCCGACAGAGGACTCTGCTAGGATTGCTCTTAGAACGCAGCAAATTATTGCCCAAGAAAGTGGTGTAGCAGATACGATCGATCCACTTGGCGGATCGTATTATGTAGAAGCGTTGACGGACGAAATTGAAGACGAAGTCAACAAATACCTTGAACGCATTAAAGAACTAGGTGGAGCGGTTCAAGCTGTTGAGGAAGGATTTATGCAAAGAGAAATCCACCAGACGGCATATGAAGCTCAGAAACGCATGGAGTCAAAAGAGGATATTGTCGTTGGTCTAAATGAATATAAGTTGGAGGAGGAAGTTAACCCAGACTTATTACGGGTTGATGAAGCATTAGAGCAGGGTCAAATTGAGAAAACGGTACAAGTTCGAAGCTCACGTAATCAGACAGAAGTAGACCAATGCCTTAACGGACTCAGACAAGCAGCGAAAACAAATGAAAATGTTATGTCTCATATTGTTGCGGCTGTTAAGGTGTATGCAACAGTAGGTGAAATTGCGAATGTACTTCGTGATGAGTTTGGAGAATATATAGGAGTGTAG
- the prli42 gene encoding stressosome-associated protein Prli42 translates to MKIIIYVMILSMVLSSLLAGASFFM, encoded by the coding sequence ATGAAAATAATCATTTATGTGATGATACTTTCAATGGTACTCTCCTCTCTTCTTGCTGGAGCGTCTTTCTTTATGTAA
- a CDS encoding L,D-transpeptidase → MQMIALILMMFSSFLPPSITDEPVVLVNKSSHELAVYQSGKEIFHTKAATGKTKELTPEGHFTIRVKAKDPYYRKKDIPGGVPENPLGSRWIGFDANGTDGRIFGVHGTNRPESVGNAVSAGCIRLTNEKVEQFYDLVDEGTEIIIVDESTPFEQLYEQWHTGKLKGFLS, encoded by the coding sequence ATGCAAATGATTGCCTTGATATTAATGATGTTCAGTTCGTTTTTACCGCCATCTATTACAGATGAGCCAGTAGTGCTCGTGAACAAATCTTCCCATGAGCTTGCCGTGTACCAGTCTGGAAAAGAAATTTTTCATACCAAAGCAGCTACCGGTAAAACGAAGGAATTGACACCGGAAGGACATTTTACTATTCGTGTAAAAGCAAAGGATCCTTACTATCGGAAGAAGGATATTCCCGGAGGAGTTCCTGAGAATCCGCTCGGAAGCCGCTGGATTGGTTTTGATGCAAACGGTACTGATGGGCGGATATTTGGCGTTCATGGTACGAACAGGCCGGAATCAGTAGGAAATGCTGTATCAGCAGGGTGTATTCGTCTTACCAATGAAAAGGTTGAACAGTTTTATGATCTTGTGGATGAGGGAACAGAAATCATTATTGTTGATGAATCGACCCCTTTTGAACAATTGTACGAACAATGGCATACAGGAAAACTTAAAGGGTTCTTATCATAA
- a CDS encoding aromatic acid exporter family protein has protein sequence MKIGYRTIKTALGTPFAIWIAQMLQVDNYASAGILTILCIQITRKKSFLSAWHRFAACFVAMGFSLVFFELIGYHPLAIGLMLFFFIPATVWLKISPGIVTSSVIILHLYGSGGISAPLIWNELVLMFVGIGTALLLNVYMPSLEGKLEQYQRQTEDNFAVILRELSRFLDDGNDGWTGKELTDTATLLEEAKSLSFRDVENHLLRTHNQFYHYFHMRTKQFELLERMLPLVTRISGPNKHAKRIAQFFEELAEGIHPGNTAVLYLQQLKEMKEEFRNDELPATRDEFEVRASLFHLLNEIEEYLIIKRSFKKSDV, from the coding sequence TTGAAAATAGGATATCGTACGATTAAAACAGCCTTAGGAACGCCCTTTGCCATATGGATAGCTCAGATGCTGCAAGTCGATAATTATGCTTCGGCGGGTATCCTCACCATTTTGTGCATTCAAATTACGAGAAAGAAGTCTTTTCTGTCAGCTTGGCATCGGTTCGCTGCCTGCTTCGTAGCAATGGGCTTTTCTCTTGTCTTCTTTGAGCTGATTGGCTATCATCCTCTAGCGATCGGTCTAATGCTATTTTTCTTCATTCCTGCCACAGTATGGCTGAAGATTAGCCCTGGAATTGTTACAAGTTCTGTTATTATTTTACACCTTTACGGTTCAGGTGGAATTTCTGCTCCTCTAATCTGGAACGAGTTGGTGCTTATGTTTGTAGGAATAGGGACGGCGTTACTGCTTAATGTTTATATGCCTAGTCTCGAAGGAAAACTTGAGCAATATCAGCGGCAAACGGAGGATAACTTTGCTGTAATATTGAGGGAGCTGTCAAGATTCCTTGATGACGGAAATGATGGGTGGACAGGCAAAGAACTAACCGATACAGCCACTCTTTTGGAGGAAGCAAAATCGCTGTCTTTTCGAGATGTAGAAAATCACCTGCTTCGTACTCACAACCAGTTTTATCATTACTTTCACATGCGTACAAAGCAATTTGAACTACTTGAGCGTATGCTTCCGCTAGTCACCAGAATTTCAGGGCCAAATAAGCACGCGAAACGAATCGCGCAGTTTTTTGAAGAGTTGGCTGAAGGCATTCACCCGGGTAATACAGCCGTGCTTTATTTGCAGCAGTTAAAAGAAATGAAAGAGGAATTTAGAAATGATGAACTGCCTGCCACAAGAGATGAATTTGAAGTAAGGGCAAGTTTATTTCATTTATTGAATGAAATCGAAGAGTATCTAATTATTAAGCGATCATTTAAAAAGAGCGATGTATAG
- a CDS encoding BrxA/BrxB family bacilliredoxin gives MYMDFNIYMNDVVTKARDEITQAGYSELTTPEQVDEALSKQGTTLVMINSVCGCAGGIARPAASHAIHYDKRPEHLVTVFAGQDREATEKARQFFEGYPPSSPSFALMKDGKIQTMVERHDIEGFEPMEVIGKLQRSFEEYCEEV, from the coding sequence ATGTATATGGATTTCAATATTTATATGAATGATGTTGTCACAAAAGCACGTGATGAGATTACTCAGGCAGGTTATTCAGAATTAACGACACCTGAACAAGTGGATGAAGCCTTATCAAAGCAAGGTACAACACTTGTCATGATTAATTCCGTTTGCGGTTGCGCCGGTGGAATTGCACGCCCTGCAGCTTCACATGCGATTCATTATGATAAGCGTCCAGAGCATTTAGTTACGGTTTTTGCTGGACAAGACCGTGAAGCAACGGAGAAAGCACGCCAATTCTTTGAAGGCTATCCTCCATCCTCTCCATCCTTTGCGCTAATGAAAGATGGCAAGATCCAAACTATGGTTGAACGTCATGATATTGAGGGCTTTGAACCGATGGAAGTCATCGGTAAATTACAGCGCAGTTTTGAAGAATATTGTGAAGAAGTATAA
- a CDS encoding dihydrolipoamide acetyltransferase family protein: MGVEKINMPQLGESVTEGTINSWLVQPGDKVNKYDPIAEVMTDKVNAEVPSSFTGTIKELVAQEGDTIEVGELMCHIEVEGAGSSSVKDNAEEKTEDSSAKEETPKKQVPEKKDTKSNQEKGNKKRYSPAVMTLAQDNDIDLNLVEGSGRGGRITRKDIEKIIASGDIPQPKEAPAPEQTSEDTAPKQEAPKAPAAAPNVQAGKGDVEIPVTGVRKAIAQNMVKSTTEIPHAWMMVEVDVTNLVEFRNSLKRQFKEKEGYSLTFFSFFVKAVAQALKDYPQLNSTWAGDKIIQRKAINLNIAVAKEDELFVPVIKDADEKSIKGIARDITDLAGKARQGKLTSKDMEGGTFTVNNTGSFGSVQSMGVINHPQAAILQVESIVKKPVYQDGMFGARDMVNLCLSLDHRVLDGLVAGNFLARVKEILESMSKEHTSVY, translated from the coding sequence GTGGGAGTAGAGAAAATCAACATGCCTCAGCTTGGTGAAAGTGTCACAGAAGGTACGATCAATTCGTGGCTTGTACAGCCTGGCGATAAGGTAAATAAATACGATCCAATTGCTGAGGTTATGACAGATAAAGTAAATGCAGAGGTTCCATCCTCATTTACTGGAACGATTAAAGAGCTTGTTGCCCAAGAAGGCGATACCATCGAAGTCGGTGAATTAATGTGTCATATTGAAGTGGAAGGTGCTGGGTCCTCTAGTGTTAAGGACAATGCAGAGGAGAAAACGGAAGATTCTTCTGCTAAGGAAGAAACCCCTAAGAAACAAGTACCAGAGAAAAAAGATACAAAATCAAATCAAGAAAAAGGCAATAAAAAGCGGTATTCCCCAGCAGTCATGACCTTAGCACAAGACAACGACATCGATTTGAACTTGGTTGAGGGTTCAGGACGGGGCGGACGAATTACCCGTAAAGACATCGAGAAGATCATTGCGAGCGGTGACATACCGCAACCTAAAGAGGCGCCAGCTCCTGAACAGACATCTGAAGATACAGCTCCTAAGCAGGAAGCGCCAAAAGCACCGGCAGCTGCTCCGAATGTACAAGCTGGTAAAGGTGACGTAGAGATTCCTGTTACAGGTGTTAGGAAAGCGATCGCACAAAACATGGTCAAATCAACAACAGAAATTCCACATGCCTGGATGATGGTGGAGGTTGATGTCACCAACTTAGTTGAGTTTCGTAACTCACTTAAGAGACAGTTTAAAGAAAAAGAAGGCTATAGCCTAACCTTCTTCTCCTTTTTTGTTAAAGCAGTAGCTCAAGCATTGAAAGACTATCCTCAGCTTAATAGTACATGGGCAGGAGATAAGATCATTCAGCGCAAAGCAATCAATTTAAATATTGCTGTTGCCAAAGAGGATGAACTTTTCGTGCCAGTTATCAAAGATGCGGATGAGAAGAGCATTAAAGGCATTGCACGTGACATCACCGACCTTGCAGGCAAAGCACGCCAAGGCAAGTTAACTTCGAAAGATATGGAAGGTGGAACGTTCACAGTGAACAACACCGGTTCATTTGGTTCAGTGCAATCCATGGGAGTGATCAACCATCCCCAAGCGGCGATCTTGCAAGTTGAATCAATCGTGAAGAAGCCGGTCTATCAGGACGGAATGTTTGGTGCACGCGATATGGTCAATTTATGTCTATCCTTAGACCATAGAGTGCTGGATGGTCTAGTAGCAGGCAATTTCTTAGCTAGAGTAAAAGAAATTCTTGAAAGCATGTCTAAAGAGCATACATCTGTTTATTAA
- a CDS encoding alpha-ketoacid dehydrogenase subunit beta: MAVISYIQAVTQALKEEMQRDEKVFVLGEDVGKRGGVFRATDGLYDQFGEDRVLDTPLAESAIAGVGIGAAMHGMRPVAEMQFADFIMPAVNQIISEAAKTRYRSNNDWNVPMTIRAPYGGGVHGALYHSQSVEAVFANQPGLKIVMPSTPYDVKGLLKASIRDNDPVLFFEHKRAYRLIKGEVPEDDYTLPLGKADVKREGSDITVITYGLCVHFALQAAEKLEEEGINAHILDLRTVYPLDQEAIIEAASKTGKVLLVTEDNKEGGIISEVSAIISEHCLFDLDAPVKRLAGPDVPSMPYAPTMEKYFMMNPDKVEKAMRDLVEF, translated from the coding sequence ATGGCAGTCATATCTTATATTCAAGCTGTAACCCAAGCATTGAAAGAGGAGATGCAACGTGATGAGAAAGTATTTGTCCTAGGTGAAGATGTCGGGAAGCGTGGAGGCGTATTCCGTGCTACGGATGGATTGTATGATCAATTTGGGGAGGATCGTGTGTTAGATACCCCGCTAGCTGAATCCGCCATTGCTGGTGTTGGAATCGGTGCGGCAATGCATGGGATGCGTCCGGTTGCTGAAATGCAATTTGCTGATTTTATTATGCCGGCTGTAAACCAAATTATTTCTGAAGCTGCAAAAACTCGTTATCGTTCTAATAATGACTGGAACGTACCCATGACGATTCGTGCCCCTTATGGGGGCGGTGTACATGGCGCCCTTTACCATTCCCAGTCTGTAGAAGCTGTTTTTGCGAATCAACCTGGATTGAAAATTGTCATGCCTTCTACCCCTTATGATGTAAAAGGCCTGCTAAAAGCATCGATTCGTGACAATGATCCCGTCCTTTTCTTCGAGCATAAACGCGCCTATCGTCTCATTAAAGGTGAAGTACCCGAAGATGATTATACCCTGCCTCTAGGGAAAGCTGATGTGAAACGAGAAGGCTCAGACATTACCGTGATTACGTACGGTCTTTGTGTCCACTTTGCTTTACAAGCGGCTGAGAAACTTGAAGAAGAGGGAATCAATGCCCACATCCTCGATTTAAGAACGGTTTACCCGCTTGATCAAGAGGCGATTATCGAAGCCGCTTCTAAAACAGGAAAAGTTTTGCTAGTAACTGAGGATAATAAAGAAGGCGGAATCATTTCTGAAGTGTCAGCGATTATAAGCGAGCATTGCTTGTTTGATTTAGATGCGCCTGTGAAACGATTAGCTGGTCCAGATGTTCCGTCTATGCCATATGCACCTACTATGGAAAAATACTTTATGATGAACCCAGATAAAGTTGAAAAAGCTATGCGCGATTTAGTGGAATTTTAA
- a CDS encoding thiamine pyrophosphate-dependent dehydrogenase E1 component subunit alpha, which translates to MYRTMLLARKVDERMWLLNRAGKIPFVISCQGQEAAQVGASYALDREKDYALPYYRDMGVVLSFGMTVKDLMLSGFAKAEDPNSGGRQMPGHFGQKKNRIVTGSSPVTTQVPHAVGIALAGKMEKKDFVSLVTFGEGSSNQGDFHEGANFAGVHKLPVIFMVENNKYAISVPVQKQLACEKVSDRAIGYGMPGHTVDGNDPLAVYEVVKAGADRGRKGEGPSLIEAVSYRLTPHSSDDDDRTYRERDEVDEAKKKDSIVTFANYLREQNILTEEKETELNEELNNLVNEATDYAENAAYAEAESALNYVYEE; encoded by the coding sequence ATGTATCGCACGATGCTGTTAGCAAGAAAAGTCGATGAACGTATGTGGCTGTTAAACAGAGCAGGTAAAATTCCATTTGTAATCTCTTGTCAAGGTCAAGAGGCAGCTCAAGTTGGTGCCTCTTACGCTCTCGATCGTGAGAAAGATTATGCACTGCCTTACTATCGTGATATGGGAGTGGTGCTTTCCTTTGGAATGACAGTAAAAGACTTAATGCTCTCAGGCTTTGCTAAGGCTGAAGATCCAAACTCAGGTGGCCGTCAAATGCCAGGCCACTTCGGCCAAAAGAAAAACCGCATTGTTACGGGATCTTCTCCTGTAACTACCCAAGTTCCGCATGCTGTAGGCATTGCTTTGGCAGGGAAAATGGAGAAGAAGGATTTCGTTTCTCTAGTAACCTTCGGAGAGGGCTCATCTAACCAGGGGGATTTCCACGAAGGAGCAAACTTTGCCGGGGTTCACAAGCTTCCTGTTATTTTCATGGTGGAAAACAACAAATACGCCATTTCCGTTCCTGTCCAAAAGCAGCTGGCTTGTGAAAAGGTATCCGATAGAGCAATTGGCTACGGCATGCCAGGACATACGGTTGATGGAAATGACCCGCTTGCTGTGTATGAAGTTGTAAAAGCAGGAGCTGACCGCGGTCGTAAAGGGGAAGGCCCATCACTCATAGAAGCGGTATCCTATCGTTTAACACCACACTCTAGTGATGACGATGACCGCACATATCGTGAACGTGATGAAGTGGATGAAGCGAAGAAGAAAGATTCCATCGTTACATTTGCTAATTATTTGCGTGAGCAAAATATTTTAACAGAAGAAAAAGAAACAGAATTGAACGAAGAGCTGAACAATTTAGTCAATGAGGCGACAGATTATGCGGAAAATGCTGCGTACGCTGAAGCTGAATCTGCATTGAACTATGTTTACGAAGAGTAA
- the lpdA gene encoding dihydrolipoyl dehydrogenase, producing MAEEYDLVVLGGGTGGYVAAIRASKLGLKVAIVEKQELGGTCLHRGCIPSKALLRSAEVFRQTKEAEDYGVTTNEPTLNFTKVQERKQSIVDTLHKGVQGLMKKGKIDVIEGFGRILGPSIFSPTAGTISVEMNNGEENEMIVPKNVLIATGSSPKSLPGLKVDGDLVMTSDEALNMKELPSSIIIVGGGVIGIEWASMLADFGIKVTVLEYLPHILPTEDQDISKEMLKQMKKKGVEIVTDAKVLSETLQKDNGVAIQAEVDGETVTYEAERMLVSVGRAANINNIGLENTDIEVENGFIQTNANYQTKESHIYAIGDVIGGMQLAHVASHEGIIAVEHMANNHPHPMNSDQVPTCIYSNPEVASVGLTEQQAKKQGYEVKVGKFPFQAIGKALVFGETDGFVKIIANKENDDLLGVHMIGPHVTDMISEAGLAKVLDATPWEIAESIHPHPTLSEAIGEAAMAVDGNQIHG from the coding sequence ATGGCAGAAGAGTATGATTTAGTCGTATTAGGTGGAGGCACGGGCGGATATGTTGCTGCCATACGTGCGTCAAAGCTTGGCTTGAAAGTGGCGATTGTTGAGAAACAAGAACTGGGAGGGACATGCCTTCATCGTGGTTGTATTCCTTCTAAAGCACTTTTGCGTAGTGCGGAGGTTTTTCGCCAAACAAAGGAAGCGGAAGACTATGGGGTAACAACAAATGAGCCAACGTTAAACTTTACGAAAGTCCAAGAGCGAAAGCAATCGATTGTAGACACCCTACATAAAGGCGTTCAAGGTCTGATGAAAAAAGGGAAAATCGATGTCATTGAAGGATTTGGACGAATCCTTGGACCTTCTATTTTCTCCCCAACGGCAGGAACGATTTCTGTTGAGATGAACAACGGAGAAGAAAATGAAATGATCGTACCAAAAAATGTGCTAATCGCAACAGGTTCAAGTCCGAAATCACTTCCTGGACTCAAAGTCGATGGAGACCTAGTAATGACATCAGATGAAGCTCTCAATATGAAGGAATTACCTTCATCCATCATTATTGTAGGTGGAGGTGTTATTGGGATTGAGTGGGCATCTATGTTGGCTGACTTTGGGATTAAGGTGACAGTTCTTGAATACTTGCCTCACATTCTCCCAACGGAGGATCAGGATATTTCTAAAGAGATGTTGAAGCAAATGAAGAAAAAAGGTGTCGAGATCGTTACAGATGCCAAAGTTCTTTCGGAGACATTGCAAAAAGATAACGGTGTAGCCATTCAAGCAGAAGTGGATGGGGAAACCGTTACCTATGAGGCCGAACGAATGCTCGTGTCTGTAGGCCGCGCGGCAAATATCAATAATATCGGTCTTGAAAATACGGATATTGAAGTAGAAAATGGCTTCATTCAAACGAATGCAAATTATCAAACAAAAGAATCTCATATTTACGCAATTGGGGATGTCATTGGTGGAATGCAACTGGCTCACGTAGCTTCACATGAAGGTATCATTGCAGTGGAACATATGGCGAATAATCATCCACATCCAATGAACTCTGATCAAGTACCAACATGTATTTATTCAAATCCGGAGGTAGCTAGTGTTGGTTTAACTGAGCAGCAGGCGAAAAAACAAGGATACGAAGTGAAAGTTGGCAAGTTTCCATTTCAGGCAATTGGAAAAGCCCTTGTTTTTGGTGAGACAGATGGTTTTGTAAAAATCATTGCAAATAAAGAGAATGATGACTTACTCGGTGTCCATATGATTGGTCCACATGTGACAGACATGATTTCTGAGGCTGGGCTTGCTAAAGTATTGGACGCGACACCTTGGGAAATCGCTGAAAGCATTCATCCCCATCCAACGCTGTCTGAAGCTATTGGTGAGGCGGCCATGGCCGTTGATGGCAATCAAATACATGGGTAA
- the buk gene encoding butyrate kinase — protein sequence MQSHRILVINPGSTSTKIGVFDNEQVVFEKTIRHKPEEVNQYKRIIDQYEFRKQVILTVLDEEGMNISKLSAVCGRGGLLRPIEGGTYEVNDAMLEDLKEGYNGEHASNLGGIIAHEIAKGLNIGAYIVDPVVVDELDELARISGVPEIPRKSIFHALNQKAVARRAAKDLEKPYRNTRLIVTHMGGGITVGAHANGRVIDVNNGLHGDGPFSPERAGTVPAGDLVSLCYSGQFYRDEVMKKLVGQGGLMAYLDTNDAIEVEKMVEHGDKKAKLVYEAMAYQIAKEIGSMSVTLEGKVDAIVLTGGLAYGKAFIAEISKRISWIADVLVYPGENELEALNEGTLRVLNHEEIPKHYPNFAE from the coding sequence TTGCAATCACACCGAATACTTGTTATAAATCCTGGTTCTACATCTACTAAAATAGGTGTCTTTGACAATGAGCAAGTCGTATTTGAAAAAACGATCCGACACAAGCCAGAAGAAGTGAATCAGTATAAAAGAATTATTGATCAGTATGAATTTCGAAAACAAGTCATTTTAACTGTACTTGACGAGGAAGGGATGAACATAAGTAAACTTAGCGCCGTGTGCGGGCGCGGAGGTTTGCTTCGGCCTATCGAAGGCGGCACATATGAAGTGAATGATGCCATGCTTGAGGATTTGAAAGAGGGTTACAATGGAGAGCACGCCTCAAATTTAGGCGGAATTATTGCTCATGAGATTGCTAAGGGGTTAAACATCGGAGCCTATATTGTTGATCCAGTTGTTGTAGATGAGCTTGATGAATTGGCCCGTATTTCCGGTGTACCAGAAATACCGAGAAAAAGCATTTTCCATGCTTTAAACCAAAAGGCTGTTGCCAGAAGAGCAGCCAAAGACCTCGAGAAACCTTATAGAAATACTCGATTAATTGTCACACATATGGGTGGAGGGATAACAGTCGGCGCCCACGCGAATGGACGAGTCATCGACGTGAACAACGGACTTCATGGAGATGGGCCCTTTTCACCTGAAAGAGCAGGAACGGTTCCTGCTGGAGACCTTGTTTCCCTTTGTTATTCAGGACAGTTTTATCGTGATGAAGTCATGAAGAAGCTTGTGGGACAAGGCGGCTTAATGGCCTACCTAGATACAAATGATGCGATCGAAGTAGAGAAAATGGTTGAACATGGAGATAAGAAAGCAAAGCTTGTTTACGAGGCTATGGCCTATCAAATTGCTAAAGAAATTGGAAGTATGAGTGTTACTCTTGAAGGGAAAGTAGATGCGATTGTCTTAACTGGCGGCCTGGCCTACGGAAAAGCATTTATAGCTGAAATCTCAAAGCGCATTAGCTGGATTGCGGATGTTCTCGTTTATCCGGGTGAGAATGAATTGGAAGCATTGAATGAAGGAACACTTCGTGTGTTAAACCATGAAGAGATTCCGAAGCACTACCCAAATTTTGCTGAATAG
- the bcd gene encoding Leu/Phe/Val dehydrogenase, whose amino-acid sequence MEIFKYMTEYDYEQLLFCQDEQSGLKAIIAIHDTTLGPALGGTRIWHYETEEAAIEDALRLAKGMTYKNAAAGLNLGGGKTVIIGDPKTVKNEALFRAFGRYIQGLNGRYITAEDVGTTVQDMDLIHEETNYVTGISEAFGSSGNPSPVTAYGVYRGMKAAAKEGFGSDSLEGKTIAVQGIGNVAFNLCRHLHEEGANLIVTDINKEAVQRAVDEFGARAVETEEIYSVDCDIYAPCALGATINDDTIPQIKAKVIAGAANNQLKETRHGDILHEQGVVYTPDYVINAGGVINVADELHGYNEERAMKRVETIYDNVTRVFEISRRDDIPTYKAADRMAEERIERMRKSRSQFLQNGHHILSRR is encoded by the coding sequence ATGGAAATTTTTAAGTATATGACTGAGTATGATTACGAGCAACTACTTTTCTGTCAAGATGAGCAATCAGGCTTGAAAGCGATTATTGCCATTCATGATACGACACTTGGACCTGCGTTAGGCGGCACGCGTATTTGGCATTATGAAACTGAAGAAGCAGCTATTGAAGATGCCCTTCGTCTTGCAAAAGGAATGACGTATAAAAATGCTGCAGCTGGCCTTAACCTCGGCGGTGGAAAGACGGTCATCATCGGGGATCCTAAAACGGTGAAAAATGAAGCTTTGTTCCGTGCCTTTGGTCGTTACATTCAAGGCTTAAACGGACGATACATTACAGCAGAAGATGTCGGAACAACAGTTCAAGATATGGATCTCATTCATGAAGAGACTAATTATGTAACAGGTATCTCTGAAGCATTTGGATCCTCAGGGAATCCGTCTCCTGTAACAGCTTATGGTGTTTACCGCGGAATGAAAGCGGCAGCAAAAGAAGGATTTGGCAGTGATTCTCTTGAAGGTAAAACGATTGCTGTACAAGGTATAGGTAATGTCGCCTTCAACCTATGTCGCCACCTTCACGAAGAAGGCGCGAATTTAATTGTAACGGACATCAATAAAGAGGCCGTTCAGCGTGCAGTGGATGAATTCGGGGCGCGAGCGGTTGAAACGGAAGAAATTTATAGTGTTGACTGCGACATTTATGCCCCTTGTGCGTTGGGTGCAACGATCAACGATGATACAATTCCACAAATTAAAGCCAAAGTAATTGCCGGTGCAGCCAACAACCAATTGAAAGAAACCAGACACGGTGATATTCTTCATGAGCAAGGCGTTGTCTATACACCCGACTATGTGATTAATGCGGGAGGAGTTATAAATGTGGCCGACGAACTGCATGGCTACAATGAAGAACGCGCCATGAAACGTGTGGAAACAATCTACGACAATGTTACACGAGTCTTTGAGATTTCCCGCCGTGATGATATCCCAACTTATAAAGCTGCTGATCGTATGGCTGAAGAGCGGATTGAGCGTATGCGTAAATCTCGTAGCCAATTCCTACAAAACGGTCACCATATTTTAAGCAGAAGATAA